In the Rhodothermaceae bacterium genome, one interval contains:
- the hemH gene encoding ferrochelatase — protein MGIYENVCNVQSWVSCFSLNTTIDGGISVQQPVLRTPSGCPRQIQRRDRIGVVLFHWGGPSRVKEVHSFLRRVYDDKYVRRQSRVFRNFQALFSWLAAASMREKVQHELSAVGGNCPAIKLVNEQVRGLESKLVRRWGNRIGVNFRVYAAMQYAHPFARETAHQMRQDGIKHVILIPAYLQESNAGRQKSVGNWHELVDNQKIPQWPTHEIPPFGRAPKVLTALSERIDQTLQRFPKPLRSSVAVIFCAPGIPGQDKAKFQAEVLQVSQEVMQQRKEKRSAYTAFYAYYGHIGDHLRELKKKIVKAADVGNRCVMLLPLCGTTENLQTTYSMDIACRDYASRAGIHHFEVAEMLNSNTLFLETLSDLIGETVQSSMKADVTTSDM, from the coding sequence ATCGGGATCTATGAAAACGTTTGCAACGTACAATCGTGGGTAAGCTGTTTCTCCCTGAACACAACCATTGATGGGGGTATATCTGTGCAACAACCTGTCCTAAGAACACCGTCTGGATGTCCGAGGCAAATCCAAAGGCGTGACAGAATTGGGGTGGTACTATTCCACTGGGGTGGTCCAAGTCGAGTAAAGGAGGTTCATTCGTTTCTACGCCGCGTCTATGACGATAAGTACGTACGCAGACAATCGCGGGTATTCCGCAATTTTCAGGCGTTATTTTCGTGGTTGGCGGCAGCTTCCATGCGGGAGAAAGTGCAGCACGAGTTGAGTGCAGTCGGGGGAAATTGTCCGGCGATAAAATTGGTCAACGAACAGGTGCGGGGGCTTGAAAGTAAGCTGGTGCGACGCTGGGGTAACAGGATTGGTGTAAACTTTCGTGTGTATGCTGCGATGCAGTACGCCCACCCATTTGCACGCGAAACGGCACATCAAATGAGACAGGATGGCATCAAACACGTGATCCTGATTCCTGCATATTTACAGGAGTCAAATGCCGGACGGCAAAAATCGGTCGGCAACTGGCACGAACTGGTGGATAATCAAAAAATCCCCCAATGGCCAACCCATGAGATTCCACCGTTTGGCCGTGCTCCCAAGGTCCTTACGGCACTTAGTGAACGCATAGATCAAACACTTCAGCGATTTCCGAAACCGCTTCGATCCAGTGTGGCAGTGATCTTCTGTGCGCCGGGGATACCAGGCCAAGATAAAGCCAAATTCCAGGCCGAGGTCTTGCAAGTGAGCCAAGAGGTTATGCAGCAACGGAAGGAAAAGCGATCTGCTTATACGGCATTTTATGCGTACTACGGACATATAGGTGATCACCTGCGTGAGTTGAAGAAGAAAATCGTCAAAGCAGCAGATGTGGGAAACCGTTGTGTAATGCTCCTACCGCTTTGTGGAACTACGGAAAATCTACAAACGACCTACAGCATGGATATCGCCTGTCGGGACTATGCCAGCCGGGCAGGGATACATCATTTTGAAGTTGCAGAGATGCTGAATAGCAATACACTATTTCTGGAAACCTTATCTGACTTGATTGGAGAAACAGTGCAGTCCAGTATGAAGGCCGATGTCACGACATCGGACATGTGA
- a CDS encoding DUF4249 domain-containing protein: MRDENKLMAFPTPSPNRRSECDRFSDGYGWGQISFLVCCPRFIGLLILLLLPACETVIEIDPPEYDPELSISSNFTPDSIWSAIITQTVPVGSLRDTPDPLVSNATVRVYQGESLIDRLIYDLDRGEYVSAQGLRPRANIPYRMVVDAPGFRSASAMSTAPLPPDIADVEIGRLSDIPNVFGETEYQVDFRLPNRPGLNYYSFFILIEYPEVGPSDSPYGPNYAYMSHDSRRWYCNFTDVLNPVEVAVGDDYGCAIGALSDRNVDEPTLDFEIKFDLSEELGESLDQGLLLVVLALSPEFVEYQASIEEQWDFDGFGQPVNLYTNIEGGRGIFAGYSGAYHILGIPKFGDE, from the coding sequence ATGCGAGACGAGAACAAATTGATGGCATTTCCTACCCCATCCCCGAACCGAAGGAGTGAGTGTGACCGATTTTCAGACGGGTATGGTTGGGGGCAGATTTCTTTTCTGGTGTGTTGCCCGCGATTCATCGGTCTCCTCATATTGCTCTTGTTGCCAGCTTGTGAGACCGTGATAGAGATTGATCCGCCAGAGTATGATCCGGAGCTTTCAATTTCCAGCAATTTCACACCAGATTCAATCTGGTCAGCGATCATTACCCAAACGGTTCCCGTCGGTAGCTTGCGTGATACTCCAGATCCGCTTGTATCAAATGCTACGGTCAGGGTCTATCAGGGCGAATCGCTGATCGACCGATTGATTTATGATCTGGATCGTGGCGAATATGTCTCTGCCCAGGGACTGAGGCCTCGAGCGAATATCCCGTACCGTATGGTTGTGGATGCTCCCGGGTTTCGTTCGGCTTCTGCGATGTCCACGGCGCCTCTTCCTCCAGATATTGCGGATGTAGAGATAGGGCGATTGAGTGATATCCCCAATGTTTTTGGAGAGACCGAATATCAGGTCGATTTTCGTTTGCCGAATCGTCCGGGATTGAACTATTACAGTTTCTTCATACTTATTGAATATCCCGAAGTGGGTCCTTCGGACTCACCGTATGGGCCTAATTATGCATATATGTCCCATGACAGCCGCCGGTGGTATTGTAATTTCACGGATGTCCTGAACCCGGTTGAAGTTGCTGTTGGTGACGATTATGGATGTGCGATTGGGGCTCTGTCCGACAGAAATGTTGATGAACCAACTCTTGATTTCGAAATCAAATTTGATCTCAGCGAAGAATTGGGAGAGTCTTTGGATCAAGGTTTGCTTCTGGTGGTATTGGCATTGAGCCCAGAATTTGTCGAATATCAGGCCTCAATTGAAGAACAGTGGGATTTTGATGGGTTTGGGCAGCCCGTCAATCTTTACACTAACATTGAAGGTGGGCGGGGCATTTTTGCTGGCTATTCTGGAGCGTATCATATCTTGGGTATCCCCAAGTTTGGGGATGAATAA
- a CDS encoding TonB-dependent receptor plug domain-containing protein, giving the protein MGQVLKWINMSKIPIVLVIIGYGLCLPVAFAQEGTITVSGTVTDSETGELVVGAALYVAAQNVGGTTNQYGYYSLTLLGDSVRMVVSHVAYTPQILTYSSQEDLVLDISLVPSTLALEELEVTATAESSLQTTQMSAISIPVKDVENLPSILGETDVLRIIQLLPGVQSGVEGSTGLYVRGGGPDQNLYLLDGTQVYNPSHLFGFLGTFNSDAIKDVRLLKGGFPARYGGRLSSVIDLTMKEGNMKRFAGTGSIGFLASRVTLEGPIKRDRASFLVSARRSYADLLIRPFLPDDEDFGYYFSDLNVKTNVVINPKNRIYLSGYWGADRLHSQYEYSLGDEDRESLNWSNLTATARWNHIFGARLFSNILVGYTNYALLVQGKYRYTSNNVANIWEDRYESGIQDLHARVDLEFIPNASHSLRFGVGAQQHSFLTGAYEEIYRVGNTITDSTASPNRRTNGSEFQAYFEDDWRLSSRIRLNLGVHASSFLIEERTYVSVEPRVSAL; this is encoded by the coding sequence ATGGGCCAAGTTCTAAAATGGATTAATATGAGTAAGATTCCAATCGTACTGGTGATCATTGGCTATGGTCTATGTTTACCGGTTGCATTTGCTCAGGAGGGGACCATCACGGTTAGTGGAACCGTAACGGATTCCGAAACTGGAGAGTTGGTCGTTGGAGCTGCATTGTATGTGGCTGCTCAAAATGTAGGAGGGACCACCAACCAGTACGGTTATTACAGTCTAACCTTGCTTGGAGATAGCGTGCGTATGGTTGTCAGCCACGTTGCATACACTCCCCAAATACTTACATACTCATCTCAGGAGGATCTTGTACTTGATATCTCGTTGGTACCGAGTACGCTTGCTCTGGAAGAACTGGAGGTGACTGCAACTGCTGAATCCTCACTCCAGACAACACAGATGAGTGCGATTTCTATTCCAGTCAAGGATGTTGAGAACCTCCCATCAATTCTAGGAGAGACCGATGTATTACGAATTATCCAACTTTTGCCTGGAGTTCAGTCAGGTGTTGAGGGATCTACCGGGCTTTATGTCCGTGGAGGTGGGCCAGACCAGAATCTTTATCTCTTAGACGGCACCCAAGTCTATAATCCGAGTCACTTATTTGGCTTTTTGGGTACGTTCAATTCCGATGCCATCAAGGATGTGCGTTTGCTAAAGGGAGGATTCCCTGCACGTTATGGTGGGCGACTTTCATCGGTGATTGACTTGACGATGAAGGAGGGAAACATGAAGCGATTTGCAGGAACGGGATCCATTGGCTTTCTTGCATCCCGCGTCACATTGGAGGGTCCGATCAAGCGCGATCGTGCATCTTTTCTGGTCTCTGCACGCCGATCATATGCTGATTTGTTGATTCGCCCTTTTCTTCCGGACGATGAGGATTTTGGGTATTACTTCTCGGATCTAAATGTGAAGACCAATGTGGTTATCAATCCTAAAAACCGAATCTATCTGAGCGGTTACTGGGGGGCTGACCGTCTCCATTCGCAGTACGAATACTCTCTTGGAGACGAAGACAGAGAATCGCTGAACTGGAGCAACCTGACCGCCACAGCCCGATGGAACCATATTTTTGGGGCGCGGCTGTTTTCAAATATCCTGGTTGGCTATACGAATTACGCGTTGCTTGTGCAAGGTAAATATAGATACACCTCAAACAATGTCGCCAATATATGGGAAGATCGCTATGAATCGGGAATTCAGGATCTACATGCCCGTGTGGATTTGGAATTTATTCCGAATGCCAGCCATAGTCTCCGTTTCGGCGTGGGAGCACAGCAGCATTCCTTTTTGACGGGCGCTTATGAAGAGATTTATCGGGTTGGGAACACCATCACCGACTCGACAGCTTCACCGAATCGGCGCACCAATGGGAGCGAGTTCCAGGCCTACTTTGAGGATGACTGGCGCCTCAGCTCAAGAATTCGGTTGAACCTCGGTGTACATGCATCAAGTTTTTTGATTGAGGAAAGGACCTATGTTTCGGTTGAGCCGCGAGTTTCTGCGTTGTAG
- a CDS encoding sulfatase-like hydrolase/transferase: MNIRPFLILLLLCACTEPEVTITPEEPVERPNIVWISAEDMGPRLGSYGDQITRTPRLDSLASLGTRYTRVFTTAGVCSPSRAAIITGMHQVSFGAHHMRTLSGAPFAPGPAPYSVVPPHYVKTFTEYLRAAGYYTTNNVKEDYQFETPVTAWDESSSEAHWRNRRDTDQPFFSVFNFTTTHESQIWPDPAAAFETMGLPALMAGPPPPPLSTDPAAVAVPPYYPDTPVVRRDIAQHYDNIAEMDAQAGMVLEQLAEDGLTENTIVFFWSDHGDGMPRQKRWLYDSGLHVPLIIHIPGQLPGVNEELVSFLDLAPTVLSLAGVEPPAHIQGRALLGRFADNNPPHEYVYAARDRFDEQYDLVRAVRDTRYKYIRNYRPEKPYALWMAYANVMPTMQELFRLHSNGELTEAQSLWMQPRRPVHEFYDTSVDPHEVNNLAYDPAYSDELSRLQTALDDWIVEVGDMGFKSELDMVESMWPGGEQPVTSAPVILPQATARTAISMSGELDYTQSGGVFDNPVDVTMYSGTQGASITYTVLDDSGNEGDWLLFSSPLRLQESVVLRAKAIRYGYRESEVSEAEFIISPSQ, translated from the coding sequence ATGAACATCCGACCCTTTTTGATCCTGCTGCTTTTGTGCGCGTGCACAGAACCTGAAGTTACTATTACACCTGAGGAACCTGTAGAACGTCCCAATATCGTCTGGATCTCTGCAGAGGATATGGGACCACGCCTTGGGTCTTATGGGGATCAAATTACCAGGACACCCCGCCTGGACTCACTTGCTAGCCTGGGCACACGTTATACGCGTGTATTCACGACAGCTGGCGTGTGCTCTCCGAGTCGTGCTGCGATCATCACCGGAATGCATCAGGTCAGTTTTGGTGCCCATCATATGCGAACGTTGTCGGGAGCTCCTTTTGCGCCGGGGCCGGCGCCATACAGCGTGGTTCCGCCCCATTACGTGAAAACCTTCACAGAGTACTTGCGCGCAGCAGGCTACTACACGACCAATAATGTGAAGGAGGACTATCAGTTCGAAACTCCGGTCACGGCATGGGACGAGTCCAGTTCGGAGGCACACTGGCGAAATCGTCGGGATACGGATCAACCGTTCTTTTCCGTATTCAATTTCACGACGACGCATGAGAGCCAGATCTGGCCGGACCCGGCAGCGGCTTTTGAGACCATGGGATTGCCGGCTTTAATGGCAGGTCCTCCACCACCTCCCTTATCGACCGATCCTGCAGCGGTTGCGGTTCCCCCCTACTACCCGGATACACCCGTAGTACGACGGGATATTGCACAGCATTACGACAATATTGCAGAAATGGATGCGCAGGCTGGAATGGTTCTAGAGCAGTTGGCGGAGGACGGGTTGACGGAGAATACAATCGTATTCTTCTGGAGTGACCATGGGGATGGGATGCCACGGCAAAAGCGGTGGCTGTACGACTCGGGGTTGCATGTTCCGCTCATTATTCATATTCCGGGTCAGCTTCCCGGAGTTAATGAGGAGTTGGTGAGCTTTCTGGATCTTGCCCCTACGGTCCTTTCGCTCGCAGGGGTTGAGCCCCCAGCCCACATTCAGGGAAGGGCGCTTCTTGGCAGGTTTGCAGACAATAACCCCCCACATGAATATGTTTATGCTGCGAGGGATCGCTTTGATGAGCAGTATGATCTGGTCCGGGCAGTTCGGGATACCCGGTATAAGTATATACGCAATTATCGGCCGGAGAAGCCATACGCATTGTGGATGGCGTATGCGAATGTGATGCCCACGATGCAGGAGCTTTTCAGACTACATTCAAACGGCGAATTGACGGAAGCACAATCATTGTGGATGCAGCCACGCCGTCCTGTACATGAGTTTTACGACACGAGTGTAGATCCACACGAGGTGAACAATCTTGCTTACGATCCTGCATACAGCGATGAGTTGTCCCGTCTGCAGACTGCTTTGGATGACTGGATTGTGGAGGTCGGAGACATGGGATTCAAGTCTGAGCTGGATATGGTTGAATCCATGTGGCCCGGTGGAGAGCAGCCTGTCACGAGTGCTCCCGTCATCCTGCCCCAAGCAACTGCGCGTACCGCAATCAGCATGTCTGGCGAATTGGATTATACCCAGAGTGGCGGCGTCTTCGACAATCCTGTAGATGTGACGATGTACAGTGGAACGCAAGGTGCTTCAATTACCTATACCGTTCTTGACGATTCGGGCAATGAGGGAGACTGGCTATTGTTCTCTTCTCCTCTCCGGTTGCAGGAGAGCGTCGTGCTCCGCGCAAAAGCAATCCGATACGGATACAGGGAAAGTGAGGTCAGCGAGGCTGAATTCATTATCTCACCGAGTCAGTAG
- a CDS encoding DUF1501 domain-containing protein codes for MNLAKEARDIYLGHVTRRHFLKSAGAGFGALAFASLGATSTGPRDPLTSRGPHFTPRAKRVIFLHMAGGPSPLELFDYKPELARLHGQDCPESLLEGKRFAFIRGIPKMLGPQATFQQHGESGAWISNHMPYLGQVADKVAFLKAMHTDEFNHAPAQLLVHSGSPRLGRPSMGSWVTYGLGTENDNLPGFVVLLSGGAAPDAGASVYGSGFLPTVYQGVQCRTSGDPVLFLGDPDGVPRSLRRKSIDAINTINRQQHGEVGDPEILTRIAQYEMAFRMQTSVPDAMDISREPAYIHEMYGTEPGETAFSNNCLLARRLVERGVRFVQLFHWGWDSHGAGESESLTGGFIERCQETDRPVAALLNDLEQRGLLDETLVIWGGEFGRTPMLENRTGSDNPFVGRDHHSDVYTMWMAGGGVKGGMTHGETDEIGYSAVSGRVHVHDLQATILHLLGFDHLRLTYPFQGRDFRLTDVHGHVVHEVLA; via the coding sequence ATGAATCTTGCTAAAGAAGCTCGTGATATCTATTTGGGTCATGTCACACGGCGCCATTTTCTGAAGTCGGCGGGTGCAGGGTTTGGGGCCCTCGCGTTTGCGTCGCTCGGAGCGACCTCTACCGGTCCCCGGGATCCACTTACCTCCCGAGGTCCGCATTTTACACCACGTGCCAAACGGGTCATCTTTCTCCATATGGCGGGCGGGCCTTCCCCACTTGAGTTGTTTGACTACAAGCCTGAACTTGCACGCCTGCATGGCCAGGACTGCCCAGAGTCTCTTCTGGAGGGGAAGCGGTTTGCCTTTATCCGGGGGATCCCAAAGATGTTGGGGCCTCAGGCAACATTTCAGCAGCACGGAGAATCAGGGGCATGGATCTCGAATCATATGCCATACCTGGGGCAGGTTGCCGATAAGGTCGCGTTTTTGAAGGCCATGCACACTGACGAGTTCAATCATGCTCCGGCACAACTACTGGTTCATTCGGGAAGTCCCCGGTTGGGTCGTCCCAGCATGGGCTCTTGGGTCACGTACGGGCTGGGGACTGAAAATGACAATCTACCTGGGTTTGTTGTCCTGCTTTCGGGAGGAGCAGCCCCGGATGCGGGCGCCAGCGTTTACGGGAGTGGATTTCTGCCTACTGTCTATCAAGGAGTCCAGTGCAGGACCAGTGGAGATCCTGTGCTTTTTCTCGGAGACCCGGACGGGGTACCGCGCAGTTTACGGCGCAAATCAATTGATGCCATCAATACGATCAATCGGCAGCAGCACGGGGAGGTTGGGGACCCGGAGATCCTCACCCGGATCGCGCAATACGAGATGGCATTCCGGATGCAAACGTCCGTCCCGGACGCGATGGACATCAGTCGTGAGCCTGCATATATCCATGAGATGTACGGCACAGAGCCTGGAGAGACCGCGTTTAGCAACAACTGTCTCCTGGCGCGAAGACTCGTCGAGCGGGGTGTCCGTTTTGTTCAGCTATTCCACTGGGGATGGGACTCACACGGAGCCGGAGAGAGTGAGTCCCTGACTGGGGGTTTCATAGAACGCTGCCAAGAGACAGACCGTCCCGTTGCAGCGCTCTTGAACGACCTGGAGCAGCGGGGACTCCTTGACGAAACTCTGGTCATCTGGGGTGGAGAATTCGGTCGGACTCCGATGCTGGAAAACCGTACCGGCTCGGATAACCCCTTCGTCGGGAGGGATCATCATAGCGATGTGTACACCATGTGGATGGCCGGTGGTGGAGTTAAGGGAGGTATGACACACGGCGAGACCGACGAGATTGGCTACAGCGCAGTAAGCGGCCGGGTGCATGTTCATGATCTTCAGGCGACGATCTTGCATTTGCTTGGGTTTGATCATCTCCGGTTAACCTATCCCTTCCAGGGTCGAGACTTTCGCTTGACCGATGTGCACGGCCATGTAGTACATGAAGTACTGGCCTAA
- a CDS encoding DUF1553 domain-containing protein, whose protein sequence is MKNLWVILVVLPAAAFLLGGCQRAPQVSFNEQVRPILNERCVNCHGGIRRQGELSLLFRHEALSTAESGERAIVPFEPSESELLRRVAHTDPAHRMPKDEQPLTPDEIQTLQTWIEQGAHWEDHWAYVAPERPPLPDVSEPEWVREPIDHFVLAQLDQRDLLPQPEAACPVLVRRVTLDLTGLPPKPDNVKQVCTDEASYETYVDSLLSSPAYGERWAAMWLDLARYADSKGYEKDVGRTIWRYRDWVIRAFNEDMPFDQFTIEQLAGDLLPEATESQLIATAFHRNTMTNTEGGTDDEEFRTAAVIDRVNTTWEVWQGTSFACVQCHGHPYDPFVHEEYYEFFAFFNSTADRDLDSEFPTLPLFEEEMAAEGEALLQEIARLEEAMIARVRSDSLARQRRTWETTLDQPEVIGQVRLMLQNEVKRVVATLETERGDAQRWTLDYVYAGLSDDPVIVRLREERAEKERELRALNPIHTPVMQELPFQRRTHVLERGSFLLKGEVVHPDTPDVLPAMSENAPRNRLGMAEWLVSGENPLTARVTVNRFWEQLFGIGLVESLEDFGTQGLERSHPELLDYLAISFVEDHDWSVKSLLRMIVLSATYRQSSHVTDELLQTDPRNRYLARGPRFRLSAEQIRDQTLHVSGLLSSKMYGPSVMPPQPEGLWRNPYDSRQWRTSEGDDRYRRAIYTYWRRTVPYPSMATFDSPSREFCVSRRIRTNTPLQALVSLNDPVFIEAAQALAEGMQAAEDPVKAGYIYAMGTSPDREALDVLTALYTDALTHYIEGAEDAARLIGDHESAELAALTIVANAILNLDQFLMKE, encoded by the coding sequence ATGAAAAACCTTTGGGTAATCCTTGTGGTGTTACCTGCGGCAGCGTTTCTGCTTGGGGGCTGTCAGCGTGCTCCACAAGTTAGTTTTAACGAACAGGTTCGCCCCATTCTGAATGAGCGGTGCGTAAATTGTCATGGGGGAATTCGGCGGCAGGGAGAGTTGAGTTTGCTCTTCCGGCATGAGGCCCTCTCCACAGCGGAGTCTGGAGAGCGTGCCATCGTTCCCTTTGAGCCTTCAGAAAGTGAGCTTTTGCGGCGCGTCGCACACACCGATCCAGCCCATCGAATGCCCAAGGATGAGCAGCCGCTCACGCCTGATGAAATCCAAACGCTACAAACCTGGATTGAGCAGGGTGCACATTGGGAGGATCATTGGGCGTATGTTGCTCCAGAGCGTCCCCCATTGCCGGATGTATCGGAGCCGGAGTGGGTTCGTGAGCCCATTGACCACTTTGTTCTTGCCCAATTGGATCAGAGGGATCTACTTCCGCAGCCCGAGGCAGCTTGTCCGGTTCTGGTACGAAGAGTTACACTGGATCTGACGGGGCTGCCGCCAAAGCCGGATAATGTGAAACAGGTGTGTACAGACGAAGCATCGTACGAAACGTATGTGGATTCACTTCTATCTTCGCCTGCGTATGGCGAGCGGTGGGCAGCGATGTGGTTGGACCTTGCGCGGTACGCAGACTCCAAGGGATATGAAAAAGATGTCGGTCGAACGATATGGCGTTACCGGGACTGGGTCATTCGGGCATTCAATGAAGACATGCCTTTTGACCAATTCACGATTGAGCAGTTGGCGGGAGATCTGCTGCCAGAGGCGACTGAAAGCCAGTTGATTGCGACCGCGTTTCATCGAAATACAATGACTAACACGGAAGGGGGAACCGATGACGAGGAGTTCCGGACAGCTGCTGTCATTGACCGGGTGAATACGACCTGGGAGGTATGGCAGGGGACGTCTTTTGCGTGTGTTCAGTGTCACGGGCATCCTTATGATCCATTTGTGCACGAGGAGTATTACGAATTTTTTGCCTTTTTCAACAGCACGGCAGACCGTGATCTGGACAGTGAATTTCCGACCCTTCCCTTATTTGAAGAGGAGATGGCTGCAGAGGGTGAGGCACTCCTCCAAGAGATTGCCCGCTTGGAAGAGGCGATGATTGCCCGGGTTCGCTCGGATTCACTGGCCCGTCAGCGCCGTACATGGGAAACGACCCTGGATCAGCCTGAAGTGATCGGACAGGTCCGGCTTATGCTGCAGAACGAGGTTAAACGGGTCGTGGCAACGCTGGAGACCGAGCGAGGGGATGCGCAGCGATGGACTCTTGATTATGTCTATGCCGGTCTGAGTGATGATCCAGTGATTGTGCGTTTACGGGAAGAGAGAGCGGAAAAAGAGCGCGAACTGCGAGCATTAAACCCCATCCATACCCCGGTCATGCAGGAACTTCCATTCCAGCGCCGGACGCATGTACTTGAGCGAGGAAGCTTTCTTTTGAAAGGAGAAGTCGTGCATCCAGATACCCCGGATGTATTGCCTGCCATGTCGGAGAATGCTCCTCGGAATCGTCTGGGGATGGCAGAGTGGCTGGTTAGCGGTGAAAATCCCCTGACAGCTCGTGTGACGGTCAACCGATTCTGGGAGCAGCTGTTTGGCATTGGTCTGGTGGAGTCGTTGGAAGATTTTGGAACCCAGGGGCTGGAGCGATCACATCCAGAACTTCTGGACTATTTAGCGATCAGTTTCGTGGAGGACCATGACTGGAGTGTTAAATCTCTTCTGCGCATGATCGTCCTTTCGGCAACCTACCGCCAGTCATCGCACGTGACGGATGAGTTACTGCAGACAGATCCTCGTAACCGGTATCTAGCACGCGGGCCTCGTTTTCGCCTGAGTGCGGAGCAGATTCGGGACCAGACACTGCATGTGAGTGGTCTATTGAGTTCGAAGATGTACGGGCCGAGCGTGATGCCGCCCCAGCCGGAAGGACTCTGGAGAAATCCGTATGACAGCCGCCAGTGGCGAACCAGTGAAGGGGATGACCGCTACCGACGCGCGATATATACCTACTGGAGACGCACCGTCCCATACCCATCCATGGCGACCTTTGATAGCCCTAGTCGCGAATTTTGTGTATCCCGAAGGATCCGAACCAACACGCCCCTGCAGGCGCTGGTTTCTCTGAATGATCCCGTATTTATTGAAGCGGCACAGGCACTGGCAGAGGGGATGCAAGCGGCCGAGGATCCAGTTAAGGCAGGATATATCTATGCTATGGGAACCTCTCCGGACCGTGAAGCCCTGGATGTATTGACCGCCTTGTACACGGATGCGCTCACGCATTATATAGAAGGCGCCGAAGACGCTGCCCGGTTGATCGGGGATCACGAGTCTGCGGAATTGGCAGCACTCACCATTGTCGCTAATGCGATCCTGAATCTTGATCAGTTTCTCATGAAAGAGTAA
- a CDS encoding DUF1501 domain-containing protein produces the protein MHECCNYNPLSTRREFLERLGMGLGGLALSSLVNPVMAADPDVVPRAKRIIYLFQSGGPSQFELFDYKPKVNAMHGQELPESVRKGQRLTGMTGFQNTLPLARSHFSFAQHGESGAWVSELMPYTAKVADELCFVKSMHTEAINHDPAITFFLTGSQIAGRPSFGSWLSYGLGTENENLPAFCVLITKDKGGQPLYARLWGNGFLPSQHQGVQFRSGQDPVLYLSNPDGVSSAQRKMQLDRLRQLHTLKEGSPGWERIESRIAQYEMAYRMQTSVPEVMDLSNEPEYIFDLYGEDAREPGTFAANCLLARRLAERGVRFIQLFHQGWDHHGGLPAGIQVQAKETDQPSAALVQDLKQRGMLDDTLVIWGGEFGRTNYCQGRLTDIDYGRDHHPRCFSLWMAGGGIRSGLSYGETDDLGYNIVRDPVHVHDLQATLMHLLGIDHERLTFRYQGRRFRLTDVHGTVMTPLFA, from the coding sequence ATGCACGAGTGTTGCAATTATAATCCTCTCAGCACACGCAGGGAGTTTCTGGAGCGGCTCGGTATGGGGCTGGGTGGGCTTGCGTTGTCTTCCCTGGTCAATCCGGTGATGGCAGCTGATCCGGATGTGGTCCCGCGTGCCAAGCGAATTATCTACCTCTTTCAGAGTGGTGGCCCCTCACAGTTCGAGCTGTTTGATTATAAGCCCAAGGTCAATGCGATGCACGGGCAGGAGCTGCCGGAGTCGGTTCGAAAGGGACAGCGGTTGACCGGGATGACGGGGTTTCAGAACACGCTCCCGTTGGCTCGCTCCCATTTTTCCTTTGCCCAGCACGGAGAAAGCGGTGCATGGGTCAGTGAGTTGATGCCCTATACAGCGAAGGTTGCGGATGAACTTTGCTTTGTCAAGTCCATGCATACCGAAGCGATCAACCATGATCCAGCCATTACATTTTTCCTTACGGGCTCACAGATTGCCGGTCGACCATCCTTTGGGTCATGGCTTAGCTACGGGCTCGGAACAGAAAACGAAAACCTACCGGCATTCTGTGTGCTGATCACCAAGGACAAGGGAGGACAGCCATTGTATGCACGGCTTTGGGGGAATGGGTTCCTGCCTTCGCAGCACCAAGGCGTGCAATTTCGAAGCGGACAAGATCCCGTGCTGTACTTAAGTAATCCAGATGGCGTGTCGTCGGCACAGCGGAAAATGCAATTGGACCGGTTGCGCCAGCTGCATACCCTCAAAGAAGGGAGCCCTGGCTGGGAGCGTATTGAGTCCCGGATCGCCCAGTATGAAATGGCTTACCGGATGCAGACCTCCGTGCCTGAGGTGATGGATCTCTCGAATGAGCCGGAATACATCTTTGATCTTTATGGCGAGGATGCCCGGGAACCCGGCACGTTTGCCGCCAACTGTTTGTTGGCCAGGCGTCTGGCGGAACGCGGGGTACGCTTCATTCAGCTCTTTCACCAAGGGTGGGATCATCATGGGGGGCTACCAGCCGGAATTCAAGTCCAGGCAAAGGAAACGGATCAGCCTTCGGCTGCGCTGGTGCAGGACCTGAAGCAGCGCGGGATGCTGGATGACACACTGGTCATCTGGGGAGGAGAATTTGGGCGTACGAACTACTGTCAAGGACGGTTGACAGACATAGATTATGGTCGGGATCATCATCCGAGATGCTTCTCGCTATGGATGGCAGGTGGCGGGATCCGGAGTGGGTTGAGCTACGGTGAGACGGACGATCTCGGATATAATATTGTCCGGGATCCGGTGCATGTACACGATCTGCAGGCAACCCTTATGCACCTGTTGGGGATTGACCATGAACGTCTTACATTTAGGTATCAGGGGCGTCGTTTTCGCCTCACGGATGTTCATGGGACTGTGATGACACCATTATTTGCATGA